In Providencia sneebia DSM 19967, one DNA window encodes the following:
- the crcB gene encoding fluoride efflux transporter CrcB codes for MFITNLLLAGLGGGVGSLLRWGIGNFIGEKYHGKFPLGTFVINISGAFIIGFLSRYFFIDFNSEENALLAPAILTGILGGYTTFSTMQLEALKLTQKKEQFLSFFYLLISVIVGLVAAFLGVLLAN; via the coding sequence ATGTTTATTACAAACCTATTATTAGCCGGATTAGGCGGTGGTGTTGGTTCCTTACTGCGTTGGGGGATAGGCAACTTTATCGGAGAGAAATATCACGGAAAATTTCCTCTTGGAACCTTTGTTATTAATATTTCAGGAGCATTTATTATCGGCTTTTTAAGTCGTTACTTTTTTATCGACTTTAATAGTGAAGAAAACGCACTTTTAGCACCTGCAATTTTAACAGGCATATTGGGTGGCTATACCACGTTTAGCACTATGCAGTTAGAAGCACTAAAATTAACACAGAAAAAAGAGCAATTTCTCTCTTTTTTCTATTTACTGATCTCGGTTATTGTCGGTCTTGTCGCGGCATTCTTAGGCGTTCTACTCGCAAATTAA
- a CDS encoding CrcB family protein produces the protein MKIAILVFIGGAIGAICRDLLMIFTPELSSKFPLDIFLANIIASFLVGIIGALLVSKKISQASNAFLATGIMGGLSTFSSFVYGAVELTNNTGGIWVSLFYLVSSIIIGFVLVFIGYQLGTKIKMNVSA, from the coding sequence ATGAAAATTGCAATATTAGTCTTCATTGGCGGAGCGATTGGTGCTATTTGCCGTGATTTATTAATGATTTTTACGCCAGAACTTAGCAGTAAATTTCCCCTAGATATTTTCCTCGCCAATATTATTGCATCGTTTCTCGTTGGCATTATTGGTGCTTTATTGGTAAGTAAAAAAATCAGCCAAGCATCTAATGCATTTTTAGCGACTGGTATCATGGGCGGGCTGTCCACATTTTCAAGCTTTGTCTATGGCGCCGTTGAACTAACAAATAATACAGGTGGAATATGGGTCAGCCTTTTCTACTTGGTATCAAGTATTATTATTGGATTTGTGTTGGTTTTCATTGGATACCAGCTAGGTACAAAAATAAAAATGAATGTTAGCGCTTAG
- the ccmB gene encoding heme exporter protein CcmB encodes MFWLTLKRELTIAFRNLSELVNPLWFFLIVITLFPLSLGPEPQLLSQIAVGIFWVAAILSSLLSLERLFKDDYLDGSLEQLLLAPHPLFMTVLAKVIAHWLVTGVPLILLSPIAALMLSFDGKTLLILIGTLLLGTPILSFIGAIGAALTVSLKKGGVLVSLLVLPLYIPVLIYATGTMEAYRFNMPLNSYFAILGALLAASITFSPLAIAAALRINVNNS; translated from the coding sequence ATGTTTTGGCTGACACTCAAAAGAGAGCTAACAATTGCATTCAGAAATTTATCTGAATTGGTTAACCCATTATGGTTCTTTTTGATTGTTATTACATTATTTCCATTAAGCCTTGGTCCTGAGCCACAATTGCTTTCCCAAATTGCAGTCGGTATTTTTTGGGTTGCTGCCATTTTGTCATCTTTACTTTCGCTAGAACGCTTATTTAAAGATGATTATCTTGATGGTTCATTAGAACAATTATTATTAGCGCCGCATCCGTTATTTATGACGGTTTTAGCTAAGGTTATTGCGCATTGGTTAGTCACTGGTGTTCCTTTAATTCTGCTTTCTCCAATAGCAGCATTAATGCTGTCATTTGATGGAAAAACATTATTAATATTGATAGGTACTTTATTATTAGGAACACCGATTTTAAGTTTTATTGGTGCGATAGGTGCCGCATTAACTGTTTCATTGAAAAAAGGCGGCGTATTGGTGAGCTTATTAGTATTACCTTTGTATATTCCAGTTCTCATTTATGCGACGGGAACTATGGAGGCTTACCGTTTCAATATGCCACTCAATAGCTATTTTGCTATTCTTGGCGCATTACTGGCTGCAAGTATCACTTTTTCTCCACTCGCTATCGCCGCCGCATTAAGAATTAATGTGAATAATAGCTAA
- the ccmA gene encoding cytochrome c biogenesis heme-transporting ATPase CcmA: protein MLSAVQIGSQRQSRTLFQQLDFTVLPGQILQVEGANGAGKTTLLRMVAGLLKPDEGDILWQQQSIYQLKEDYTRNLLYIGHKPAVKSVLTPYENLLFYYQMSHKYLEIERIWDALDEVSLIGYEDIPVGQLSAGQQRRVNLARLWLSDAPLWILDEPFTAIDIAGVKRLTDCFHQHAEKGGMILFTSHQNISGNFSSLKLTGREE, encoded by the coding sequence ATGCTAAGTGCCGTTCAAATAGGCAGTCAGCGGCAGAGCAGAACACTTTTTCAGCAATTAGATTTTACGGTTTTGCCCGGACAAATTTTACAGGTTGAAGGTGCTAATGGTGCGGGCAAAACAACATTATTGCGCATGGTCGCAGGGCTATTAAAGCCAGATGAAGGTGATATATTGTGGCAGCAGCAGTCTATTTATCAATTAAAAGAAGATTATACTCGAAACCTATTATATATAGGCCATAAGCCAGCTGTAAAATCAGTATTAACACCTTATGAAAATTTGCTGTTTTATTATCAAATGAGTCATAAATATCTTGAAATTGAGCGAATTTGGGATGCTCTAGATGAAGTATCATTAATTGGTTATGAAGATATTCCTGTCGGGCAATTATCAGCGGGTCAGCAAAGAAGAGTTAATTTAGCTAGGCTTTGGTTAAGTGACGCGCCATTATGGATTTTAGATGAACCTTTTACGGCTATTGATATTGCTGGAGTAAAGCGCTTAACGGATTGTTTCCATCAGCATGCTGAAAAAGGGGGAATGATATTATTTACCTCCCACCAAAATATATCAGGTAATTTTAGCTCACTTAAACTCACTGGGAGAGAGGAATAA
- a CDS encoding NAD-binding protein → MSDNFFIAFLKSSLCIRLVLSILIIFDGFSIIKPVLGAYTDYLDWRANGFTEWLKSLGFMKLLDIPRFLVGISLIFLSFFMLNGARIAWVFSLLLLAIITFVDLRVAPENLHQGYFSLGLCIALSLFWKRYHHHSLTSAGFVAMTCIIALLLYSIFGTLYIGNEFAPVVKDASTAFYFALVCMTTVGFGDIVPVSTDARVFTITVVILGITIFTTSVVYVVGVLAKGTKDIVRKRFSYMKNHYVVIGSSPIAVSVYQNLKSRELPVAVLCTESHRVHYPESNNIVTGDPTSTELLAEANVKHAKYVFIMTESDTLNTFAFLGVKELAGKEVKIIVLVNDDNNMDKIRLLQPDMLFSLSSLGGEVLMKVLCGDPISSESISELLLTNVENN, encoded by the coding sequence ATGTCAGATAACTTTTTTATCGCTTTTTTAAAATCGTCTTTATGTATTCGGTTGGTGCTCTCCATTCTGATCATTTTTGATGGTTTTTCAATTATTAAGCCAGTATTAGGGGCATATACTGATTATCTTGACTGGCGCGCAAATGGTTTTACTGAATGGCTAAAATCATTGGGCTTTATGAAATTGTTAGATATTCCCCGTTTTCTCGTCGGAATATCTTTAATCTTTTTATCTTTCTTTATGCTCAATGGCGCTCGCATCGCGTGGGTATTTTCGCTTTTATTATTAGCTATCATTACATTCGTTGATTTAAGAGTTGCACCTGAAAACCTCCACCAAGGTTATTTTTCATTAGGTTTGTGTATTGCGCTTAGTCTATTTTGGAAACGCTATCATCATCACAGCTTAACCAGTGCGGGTTTTGTTGCAATGACCTGTATTATTGCGTTATTGCTATATTCTATTTTCGGTACACTTTATATTGGCAATGAATTTGCGCCTGTAGTGAAAGATGCATCAACTGCTTTTTATTTTGCCTTGGTGTGTATGACCACGGTTGGTTTTGGCGATATTGTTCCAGTATCAACGGATGCTCGAGTCTTTACGATAACCGTTGTTATATTGGGTATTACCATTTTTACAACATCTGTTGTTTATGTTGTCGGGGTTTTAGCTAAAGGGACAAAAGATATTGTTCGCAAGAGGTTTTCTTATATGAAAAATCATTATGTTGTTATTGGGAGTTCCCCAATAGCGGTTAGCGTTTATCAAAATTTAAAAAGCCGTGAGCTTCCTGTTGCCGTTTTATGTACTGAAAGCCACCGAGTTCACTATCCAGAAAGTAATAATATTGTCACCGGTGATCCGACAAGTACTGAATTATTAGCTGAAGCAAATGTAAAGCACGCCAAATATGTATTTATCATGACAGAGAGCGATACTTTAAATACTTTTGCATTCTTAGGGGTAAAGGAACTTGCAGGGAAAGAAGTGAAAATTATTGTTCTCGTTAATGATGACAACAATATGGATAAAATTCGCCTACTACAACCTGATATGCTGTTTTCTTTATCTTCTCTTGGGGGCGAAGTATTAATGAAAGTACTTTGTGGTGACCCAATCTCAAGTGAAAGTATTAGTGAACTTTTGTTGACTAATGTTGAAAATAATTAA